From the Burkholderia ubonensis subsp. mesacidophila genome, the window CGTCGGCTTCCAGCGCCGCGATGCGCGGCGGCACGATCGGCACCGTCGGTGCGACCAGCGCGTCGAAACGCGACCAGACCGTGTGCGCGGCTTCGTCGAGCAGCGCGTGGCGCGCGGCGAGCAGGTCGAGGTAGTCGGCCGCGCTCGCGGGCTCGCCTTTCAGGATCCGGCTCAGCACGCGCGGGTCGTAGCGGTCGCGGTGCTGCGCGAGCAACGGCCGGTGCCACGCGTATGCCTCGATCGGCGAGAAGCCGAAGCGGTTGATGTCCGGCAGCCGGTCGAGCGCCGCGAAGCGCACCTCGGCGACGATCGCGCCGGCCGCTTCCAGATGCTTGAGCGCGGCGTCGAGCGCCGCAGCGACGTCGGCGTCGACGCCGTCCGTCACGTAGTTCGTCAGCACGCCGAGCCGCACGCCTTCGAGCGGGCGTGCGGCGGGCACGTGCGGCTCGAGGCCGGCGAGCATCCGGTCGACGAGCGCGCAGCAAGCGACCGTCAGCCCGATCGGGCCGAACGAGTCGAGCGTCGTCGACAGCGGCACGCCGCCTTGCCGCGGAATCCGGCTCGCGGTCGGCTTGAAGCCCGTCAGCCCGCAGAGCGCGGCCGGGATGCGGATCGAGCCGCCGGTGTCGGTGCCGAGCGCGACGGCCGCCATGCCGTCGGCGACGGAGGCGGCAGCGCCCGACGACGAGCCGCCGGCGATCCGCGCGTCGCCAGGCACGTCGCGGTGGTACGGCGAGCGCGGCGTGCCGAAATGCGGATTCAGGCCGAGCCCGGAGAACGCGAATTCGCTCATGTTGGTGCGGCCGACCAGCACCGCGCCCGCGCGCTTGAGCCGCGCGACGGCGATCGCGTCGGTCGCGGCGGGCGGTGCGTCGTCGAGCACGCGCGAGCCGGCCCGAGTCACCTGGCCGGCAACGTCGAACAGGTCCTTCACCGACACGGGTATGCCCGCGAGCGGCGACAGCACGGTGCCGGCCGCGCGCAGCCGGTCGTGCGCGTCGGCGGCGGCGCGCGCGTTGTCGGCGTCGACTTCGGTGAACACGACCGCGCCCTGGCCGGCCGGATCGGCGATCCGTGCGAGCGCGGTGTCGACGAGCGCGCGGCTCGTCGTCCTGCCGGACGCGAGATCCGCGGCGAGCTGGGCGAGCGGAGGGAAGGGCGTGAAAGTGGTCATGGTCGGCTCAGGGACGAAGATGTTGAAGAAGGGTGGCGCGGAACGAGTCGATATGGCGTTCGACGGCCGCGCGCGCACCGGCGGCGTCGCGCGCGGCGAGCCGCTCGAACAGCTCGCGGTGTTCACGCTGGACGTCGGCGAGGTGGTGCGGCGCGGACAGCGTGACGAACCAGAAGCGCAGCGAGCGCTCGTGCAGCCCGCGCAGGATCTCGGCCAGCACCGGGTTGCGCGCGGCCGCGCCGATCGTCAGATGAAACGCGCGATCCAGATCCATCATCCCCTCGACGTCGTGCGCGTCGGCGCGGGCCTCGCCGTCGTCGAGCAGCGCGGCCAGGCGCCCGAAATCGTCCGGCGTCGCGTGGCGGGCGGCGAGCTCGACGCAGTGCGCTTCGTTGATGCGCCGCACGTCGATGATCGCGACGATGTCGTCGAGCGACAGCGGCTGCACCATCAATCCCTTGCGCGGGATGACCGACAGCAGCCCGTCGAGCACGAGGCGATGCACGGCCTGATGGACCGGCGTGCGGCCGATGCCGGTGCGTGCGACGAGCTCGGCTTCGTTGAGCGCGGCGCCGGGCTTGAGGCGCATCGTGATGATGTCGCGCTGGATCAGCGCGTACGCGCGTTCGGCGAGGCTGGCGGACGAGGCGGCTGGCCGGCGCGCGTGCGGGGTGTCGATCAGGGTGTCCATGCGGGTGGTGGCGCGGCGGCCGGACGAGGCGAGGGTATTCGGCGTGCTCCGGCGCGTAGGCAATGCGTCGATATTATGGTGATATATCACGGGTGTCCAGCGCGGCCGGACGGCGGCGACTTCCGCACGGGAAGTGACCAGACCCCTGCAACATTGATGACAAGATGTTGTCGGCGCCCCGCGCGATCGGGCACTGAAGCATAATGAATCCTCGTCAATCCACCCGCGTGAGCGACGCAGCAGACCACCGTCATGAGCGAAAACACGCCTTCCTTTGCCGGCTCGGCCGGCACGTCTTCTCCTTCTTCCGATTCCACCCGTCCGAATTCGGCGAGCGCTGCGGCCGACACGGCCGCCCGGGCGTCCGCGGCGCAAGGCGTCGCCCATGACGTCGCCGGCGCGGGCGCTTCGCCCGTCACCGGGACGTCCGAGCCGGGTGCACCGGGGGCCGCGGCCGGCGGCGCCGGCGCGTCGGCAGGCGCGACGGCGAACGAGCGCAAACCGGGCGCGCCGCCGCCGGGATTCGGCGCGCCGCCCGACTTCGACACGCCGCGGCCGCCGCCTGCGAGCGCGCAGGCCGCGCCGCCCGCCTACCTGAAGCAGAGCGACACGCCGTGGTCGGTGTTCGGCCGGATCATCGCGGCGCGCGCGCGCCGCCTGTTCGACCGCGCCGGCCAGCGCATCACGCAGCGCACGCTGCGCATCGGCGTGTCCGCACGGATCTTCCATCCGGAGCCCGGTGCGAAGGGGCTGCGCGGCAAGACACTGCAGTATCTGGAGGAATCGATCGCGCACTGGGTGATGTCGCGCGACGTGCTGGTCTTCATGATTCCTACCGTCGGTCATCAGGGGATGCTGCACCCGAGCAACATCCGCCTGCGCGACTATGCGAAGCATCTCGACGGCCTGCTGCTGCAGGGCGGCGCCGACGTGTCGCCGCAGACCTACGCGGCGTCGGACGCGCATCCCGAATGGCCGGGCGACCGCGTGCGCGACATGTACGAGCTCGAGCTGCTGCACGAATTCGTCGAGTCCGGCAAGCCGGTGCTCGGCGTGTGCCGCGGCTGCCAGCTGATCAACGTCGCGTTCGGCGGATCGCTCTACCAGGACATCGCGACCGACGTGCCGACCGCGAACCCGCACGTGAGCGAGCATTACGACCAGCACCGCCACGCGATCCGGTTCCCCGACAGCTCGACGCTCGCGAGCATGTTCCCGGGGCGCCGCGAGGCGATCGTCAACTCGATCCACCACCAGGCAATCCGCGATCTGGGCCGCGACCTGAACATCGAGGCCGTCTCGGCCGGCGACGGGATCATCGAGGGCATCCGCTACCGGCGCGCGCCGTTCGTCGTCGGCGTGCAGTGGCACCCGGAGTTCCATCGTGCGGGCGGGGCCGAACTGCTCGATTGCACGCCGTTGCTCGACGCGTTCCTGCGTGCCGCGCGCGAGACCCGCCTGTAAGTCCGTCGAGCTTTGCAACGACGCGCCGCATCCCGGTAAATTCGAGATGCGGCGCCGGCGAATTGAACGATAATCGCGAGTTCCCGATTCGTCCGCCGGAGTCTGACGTTGGTCTTCCGAAATCTCTCCCCTGCACGATGCGCAACGTGGATCGTTGCGATGGCGGCATGCGCGCACGCCGCTGCGGCGTGGTCCGCCGACGACACGGCGCCCGTTGCCGGCACCCGTCCGGCCGTGACGAGCCTGAGCGGCGAAGCCGCGCCCGCGGCGGACGGGGCCGCGCAAGGCAACGTCGCCGAGCTGACGCAGATGCTGCGCGACGGCAAGGTCGTCGAAATGCGCACCGCGTACAACGGCAGCTACGGCGCGAGCCTGATGTTCGATCCGCAGGAAATGACGTACTACGTCGCGCTGTTCCAGGACAAGCACCTGTGGCGCGTGATCAAGTCGCAGGACAAGAGCCGTGCGGAAATGGTCTATGCGAATTTCAGTCAGCAGACCGTACAGTTGTCGGACATCGAAATCCGCCGGACCGAACTGCAGGCGCAGAAGGCGTTTCTCGAGCGCGTGATCGCGCTGTCGAACAGTCGCGCGCAGCAGTTGCAGGCGGACCTGGGCATCGCGCGCAGTCAGCAGGCGGAAGTCGCGCAGCGGCAGAAGTCGGCGCAGGAGCAGGCGCATGCGCTGCAGATCGAGAAGCGCGCCGCGCAGGCGCAGCTGCGCGAGCTGCAGCAGCGGGTGCAGCAGCTCGAGCGGCAGACCGAGACGGGGTTGCCTGCGCACAAGTAACCGTGCGCCAGGCCCGGATCGACGCAACGGCCGGCCCGGGCCTTACAACGAGGACAGTCTGAACGAATCAGCCCGATCGGCTTGCGCGGATCGGGCTGATTTTTTGCGCGGCGCGCCGGTCAGCGGGTGAAGGCGTCCGGCGTGTCGGTCAGGCGCCGATGCGACAGCCGCGACGTCCAGTCGCCGTCGGCCGCAGCCGCCTGCGGTGCCCGCGCGACGGCGGGCTGCTCGGCGCGCAGCGCCTTTTCCAGCGCGATCAGCGTTTGCGGGTTGTCGAAGTCGCCGAGCGATGCCGGCGAGGACGCGCGTCGAAGCGCGGGGGGCGCAGACCGGACACGTGCGGCGACCCGCAGGATCGCCGGAGGCATGGCGGGCTGCGCGCGCGCCGTCGCCGGCCGTTCGCTCGCGCGACGTGCCCGCGGGATCGCGGCGGCGCGCGTCACGGCCGGACGTTGGGCCTTGGCGGTCGCCAGCGCGGCATCGGCCGTGATCACCGGCCTGGTCGCTGCCGCTTCAGGCGCGGCGTGGACCGTCGGCCCGGTGGCAGGTGCACGGCCAGCAGCGCGCGCGGCGCCCGGCGGCTGGGCGACACGGCCGATGGCGGTGACGCCCGATTGCACGGTGCCCGGCGGCGCCGATGCGAGATCGAACGCCGGTTCGTGGGCAGCGATGAGCCCGCCGATGATGCCGAGTGCGCCGAGGGTCCAGCAGCAGGCGAGTACGGCGCGCCGCGCAGGTGCGGCAGCGTTCGCGCGCGAGCGGGGCAGGACCACGATGGGTTCGGGCTTCGCGTCGTTCGACGGCACCCAGCGGCAGGTGCGATGAGGAGACTCGACGTCGATGCACGAGGTCTCGGTCCGCGCGACGCACGCACTGCCTGATCGGGCGTCCGACGTGCCGCGAAACGTCCATTCGCGCCCGAGCGGGATGCCGTCGAGCGGCCGGAAGCGGGGGACGGCAAGTTCGCCTTCGACGGGAACGAGTGGCGATGGATTCATGGCAGCGATATGCGGTGCGGCATGGGCGTGAAGCGGATGCGGCGCCAGCGTCGAAGTAAATCCGGAATTGTGATCGCTGGGACGCAGGCAGTCGATCGGACCAATCCGATTTTTGGGTCCGTATTTCGGCAACCGCGCACCAAAAGGCAAATGTAGGGCCGGCGTGGCATCATCCCCCGGACCATGTCGGCGGCGCGGGACTTTGTGCGAGGCGCGGCCGGCGTGCCGCGATTCCCGTTTGCGCCGTCGGTCCGGCGCAGCGCCCGGGGAGTCGGCGTATCAACGCGGCGCACGGGCGCGCCATTCGAGCCGAGCGAGTCAAAGCATGTCTACAGCATCACACGCCGCCGGGCAGGAATCCAGGTTCCGCACCGTGTTCCGGGTCGTCAGCGGCAACTTCCTCGAAATGTACGACTTCATGGTCTACGGGTATTACGCGTCGGCCATCGCGAAAACCTACTTCCCGAGCGGCGACGCGTTCGCGTCGCTGATGCTGGCGCTGTCCGTATTCGGCGCGGGCTTCATGATGCGTCCGGTAGGCGCGATCGTGCTCGGCGCGTACATCGACCGTCATGGCCGCCGCAAGGGGCTGATCCTGACGCTCACGCTGATGGCGATCGGCACGCTTGCGGTCGCCACGGTGCCCGGCTATGCGACGATCGGCGCGCTCGCGCCGGCGCTCGTGCTGTGCGGGCGCCTGCTGCAGGGCTTTTCGGCGGGCGTCGAGCTGGGCGGGGTGTCGGTCTACCTGTCGGAGATCGCGACGAAAGGGCACAAGGGCTTCTATACGTCCTGGCAGTCCGGCAGCCAGCAGGTTGCGGTCGTGTTCGCCGCGCTCGTCGGCGTGCTGCTGAACCGCGCGCTGCCGGCCGACGAGATGACCGCGTGGGGCTGGCGCATTCCGTTCCTGATCGGCTGCCTGATCGTGCCGTTCCTGTTCCTGATCCGGCGTTCGCTGAAGGAAACCGATGAATTCCTCGCGAAGCGCCATCGCCCGACGATCGGCGAGATCATGCGCTCGATGCTCGAGAACTGGGGCGTCGTGGTCGCCGGCATGGGGATGGTGATCATGACGACGGTGTCGTTTTACATGATCACCGCGTACACGCCGACGTTCGGCAAGGAAGTGCTGCACCTGTCGTCGATCGACGCGCTCGTCGTGACGGTCTGCGTCGGCCTGTCGAACCTCGTCTGGCTGCCGCTGTCGGGCGCGCTGTCGGACCGTATCGGCCGCCGCCCGGTGCTGATCGCGTTCACGCTGCTCACGCTCGTGACCGCCTATCCGGCCGTCCAGTGGCTGGTCGCGCAGCCGTCGTTCCTGCGCCTGCTTGCGGTCGAGCTGTGGCTGTCGTTCCTCTACGCGTCATACAACGGCGCGATGGTCGTCGCGCTGACGGAAGTCATGCCGGCCGACGTGCGCACGGCCGGCTTCTCGCTCGCGTACAGCCTCGCGACGACGATCGGCGGCTTCACGCCCGCGATCTCGACGCTGCTGATCCACGAAACGGGCAACAAGGCCGCGCCGGGGCTCTGGCTCGCGATCGCGGCCCTGTGCGGCCTGATTGCGACGCTCGTGCTGTACCGTACGCCGGAGGCGCGCAACCAGTACAAGGCGATCTGAGCCCGGCGCGCCGCGTGGCTGGCGCGGTCCATGCCGTTCACAGGGAGCGCATTGCGCTCCCTGTTTCATTTGGGCTCAGGTGGTGCGCAGCGCGTCGGCGATTTCGCTCACGACGTCGCGCCATTGCCCAGGCGCGGGCTGGCGCACGAGCCGGGCCTGCGGATACCACGGGCAGTCGCGGCCGCCGAACCAGCGCCAGTCGGCCGCGAACGGCAGCATCAGCCACAGCGGCTTGCCGAGCGCGCCGGCGAGGTGCGCGACCGCGGTGTCGATCGAGACGACGCCGTCCAGCCGCTCGATCAGCGTCGCCGTCGCGGCGAAGTCGGTCAGACGGCTGCCGAACGGGTGGACGCGCGGATGGGCTTCGAGGCGGGCCTGCTCGTCGTCTTCGACGGCCGGCTGCAGCACGATCCAGTCGATGTCGGGCAACGCGAACAGCGGCTCTAGCTCGGCCAGCGGTATCGAACGGTTGTCCCGTGCATGGCGCCGCCCGGACCAGACGAGACCGAACTTGCGTCGTTGCTGTCCGCCGAGGGAGCCGCGAAAGTGCCGGCGAGAATGGTCCGGTGCGTGGAGGTAGCGCGTGCCGGACAGGATGTCGTCCGGCTGCAGCCCGAGCGCGAACGGCAGGCTCAGCAGCGTGCATCCGACGTCCGCTGCGGGCGCCTTCGCCGCGCCCTGCGCGACGAGCGTGACGCGCCATCGTGCGGCGGCCGGTTCGAGCAATGCGACGAGCTCCGGCTGCACTTCGAGCACGACGTGCGCGCAGCGCGCACGGGCGAGCGGCACGAAGCGGACGAACTGCAGCGTGTCGCCGAACCCCTGTTCCGCGCGGATCAGCAGCGTGCGCGACGCGATCGGCTCGCCCTGCCAGCGCGGCAGCGCGCCGAGCGGCGTCGCGCCGGGCGTGTCGTGGCGCGTCTCGTAGGCGGGCAGGCCGCGGGTGAAATCGCCGAGCGTCAGCAGCGTGACCGCGCGATGCAATTGCGCCAGCGTGAAATCGGGCTCGACGCGCAGCGCCTGGTCGAACGCGCGCAGCGCCATCTCGTGCGCGCCGAGCGCGTGGTGCGCATTGCCGAGGTTCAGCCACGCGAGGCTGAACGACGGATCGAGGCCGACCGCGCGTTCGTAGTAGGGCAGCGCGTCGCAATGGCGGTCCTGCGCGCTCAGCGCATTCGCGAGACCGAACAGCGCGAGCGGAAAGGACGGATGCAGCGCGAGCGTGGCCTCGAACGCCGCAGCCGCTTCGGCGTGGCGGCCGACCGCGTCGAGCGTGTTGCCCAGGTTGAAATGCGCGGCGACGAAGCGCGGCTGCGCGGCGATGGCCGCATGGAAATGCGCGATCGCGTCGTCGGCCCGGCCCATCGCGGACAGCGCCATCGCGAGGTTGTTGTGCGCGCCGGCATGGCCCGGCCGCAGCGCCAGCGCGTGATGGAACGCGGCCAGCGCGTCGTCGTGGCGGCCGAGCGCGTTCAGCGCGTTGCCGAGATTGTTGTGGATCGACGCGTCGTCGGGCGTGAGCCGCAGCGCGCGGCCGAACGCGTCGATCGCCTCCTCGTGACGCTGCAGCGCCGCATACGCGTTGCCGAGGTTGTAGTGCGCGAGCGGAAATTCGGGCGCGAGCGTCAGCGCGTTGCGAAAGCGGTCGAGCGCCTCCTCCACGCGGCCGAGCGCCTTCAGCGCATTGCCGAGGTTGAGCTGCAGCGCGGCGTCGTCCGGGCGCAGCGCGACCGCGCGGCCGACGAGATCGGCCGCTTCGGCGTGCTGGCCCTGCTGATGCCGAAGCACGCCGAACAGATGCAGCGCGTCGGCGTCAGCGGGATTGGCGGCGAGCGCGGCGCGGTAGCCGTGCTCGGCGTCGGCGAGGTGGCCCGCGCGATGCGCGGCGTACGCTCGGTCGAAGGCGGAATCCATGACGCGAAAACTGGCGGGAAACGCGCATTGTCCCATACCCGGCCAGGGGCTCTCCCGTCGGCCGTCCGGCATATGGTCCCGTCAGGCGGAGCGGCGTAGACTTGCAGGGTCGCGTGTCATCGAGGTTCTCATGGTCGACGAACTGCTCGATATCCCACCCGTGCTGGTCGTCGGCGCGGGGCCGACCGGCCTTGCCGCCGCGATGAGCCTTGCCCGGGCGCGCGTGCCGGTGCGCGTGATCGACCAGGCGGCGAAGCCGTCGCCGTGTTCGCGCGCGATCGGCATCCAGGCGCGCACGCTCGAGTTGCTGGAGCAGCATCGCGTGGTCGAACCGTTTCTCGCGAGCGGGCACCGCGCACACGCGGCGGCGCTGCATGCGGACGGCCGCGTGATCGCCCGGCTCGATTTCGACCCGCTGCAGACGCGCTATCCGTATCTGCTGTTTCTCGACCAGAGCGTCACGGAGCGGCTGCTCGCCGAGCATCTCGAAAGCCTCGGCGTGACGGTCGAGCGCGGCGTCACGCTGACCGCCTGCGACGCGGGCGGCGCGTCCCTCGACGTGACGATCCGCGATGCGCACGGCACGGAGGAGCGGCTCGCGCCGTCCTACCTGATCGCCGCCGACGGCGCGCACAGCACGGTGCGGCATCTGCTCGGCGTGGGCTTTGCCGGCCGGCCGTTCGAGCAGACGTTCCTGCTCGCCGATCTGGCGGCGATTCCCGACTGGCCGGACGACGAGATTCATCTGTTCACGACGGCGGACGGCATCGCGGGCCTGTTCCCGATGGGCGACGGCCGCTACCGGCTGGTGGCGGACCGGCCGCGGGAGAACGGCGCGCTGTCCGACGAGCGCGGGCCGTCGCTTGCGCAATGCCTGGAGATCGTCCGCGCGCGCGTGGGGACGTCGATCGTCCTGAGCGACCTGACATGGTCGTCCTATTTCCACCTGCACAGCCGGATGGTCGAGCGCCTGAGGCACGGGCGCGTGTTCTTCGCGGGCGACGCCGCGCACGTCCACAGCCCGGCCGGCGCGCAAGGCATGAACACCGGCATCCAGGAGGCGTTCAACCTCGGCTGGAAGCTCGCGCGGGTGCTGGGCGCGGGGGCGCCGGAGCGGCTGCTCGACACGTATCACGCGGAGCGTCATCCGATCGAGCGCGACGTGTTGCGGCAGACGAGCTTCCTGACGCAGATCGTCGAGGCCGATCGCGGGCCGATGAAGCTGTTGCGCGATCACGTCGTGCCGCTGCTGGCGTCGTTCGGGCCGATGCGCGACGCGGTGCGGCGCACGGTCAGCGAACTGGGGGTGCAGTACCGCAAGAGCCCGCTCACGCTCGAGCGTGTGCTCGACGGCGGCCCGCGCGCGGGCGAGCGGGCGCCCGATGCGCTCGTGCACGTGATCGACGGGCCGCTCGGGCAGGCGCCGGGCATCGCGCGGCTGTTCGACCTGCACGAGCCGACGGGATTCACGCTGCTGCTGCTCGAGGACCCGCCGCAGGAGGGCGGGGCGGGCGCGACGCCGCCCGCTGCCGAGGCTGCGCAGGCCCTGGCGGAGTCGCTCGAACGGATCATGCCGGGCGCGGTGCGCGTGTGGCGGGTCGCCGATACCGAAGGCGACGGTGCGGCGGGGCTGGCGGACGCCTACGGCCGGTCGCGGCCGTCGTTCTACCTGCTGCGGCCCGACGGCTATATCGCGGCGCGCGGCCGGCTCGCGTCCGACACGAACGCGCTGCTGCGCCACTGTGAAAGCTGGTTCGCCGGCGTATCGCTGCCCGCGTAGCGGCAGCGGTACGCCGGTCAGGCGTTCAGACGGGCGCGGCGGCGGGCGTCAGCGTGTCGCGATAGGCGGCAATCGCATCGCGGACGATCGGCGCGGCGCGCTGTGCCGCGTCGCCGGCCGGATCGTCGAACGCCGCCAGCAGCGCGCGGCGCATCCGTGGTTCCCAGAAGCGCCGGATATGGTCGGCGATGCCGGCCAGCGCCTCGTCGCGATCCGGCATCGACGCGAAGAATTCGCCGATCTGGTTGGCCATGTCGATCAGGTGTCCGGTGTTCATGGCGTCCTCACTTGCCGGTCGTCACGGCCGCGGGCGACGCCGCGCGGCGTTCGAGCAGGTCGAGCTGCTCGGCGTTGAAGCGCGCGTACGCACGCTGCCAGTCGGACGGCTGCGCGACCGGCATCACCTGTACCGCCGTCACTTTGTATTCGGGGCAGTTCGTCGCCCAGTCCGAGCTGTCGGTCGTGATCACGTTCGCGCCCGATTCGGGGAAGTGGAACGTCGTGTACACGACGCCAGGCTGCATGCGCTCGGTCACGAGCGCGCGCAGCACGGTCTGCCCGGCGCGCGACTCGATGCCGACCCAGTCGCCGCTGCGGATCCCGCGGTCCTGCGCATCGTGCGGATGAATCTCGAGCCGATCCTCCTCGTGCCACCGCACGTTGTCGGTGCGGCGCGTCTGCGCGCCGACGTTGTATTGCGACAGGATGCGGCCCGTGGTCAGGATCAGCGGATAGCGCGGCGTGACCTTTTCCGGCGTCGGAATGAATTGCGTGATCACGAACCTGCCCTTGCCGCGCACGAACGCATCCGTGTGCATCGTCGGCGTGCCTTCCGGCGCATGCTCGTTGCACGGCCACTGGATGCTGCCGAGCGCTTCGAGCTTCGCGTACGACACGCCCGAGAAGGTCGGCGTGAGCCGCGCGATCTCGTCCATGATCTCCGACGGATGCGCGTAGTCCATCTCGTAGCCGAGCGCGCGGGAGAGCATCAGCGTCACTTCCCAGTCCGCATGGCCGGCGAGCGGGGGCATCACCTTGCGCACCCGCGAGATGCGGCGCTCCGCGTTCGTAAACGTGCCGTCCTTCTCGAGGAACGACGAACCGGGCAGGAACACGTGCGCGTACTTCGCCGTCTCGTTCAGGAAGATGTCCTGCACGACGATGCACTCCATCGACGACAGCGCGGCCGCGACGTGCTGGGTGTTCGGGTCCGACTGCACGATGTCCTCGCCCTGGCAGTAGAGCCCCTTGAAGCTGCCGTCGAGCGCCGCGTCGAACATGTTCGGGATGCGCAGCCCCGGCTCCGGCTGCAGCTTGGCCGCCCACGCGTCCTCGAACAGCGCGCGCACGCCGGCGTCGCCGATATGCCGGTAGCCGGGCAGTTCGTGCGGAAACGAGCCCATGTCGCACGAGCCCTGCACGTTGTTCTGGCCGCGCAGCGGGTTGACGCCGACGCCTTCGCGGCCGATGTTGCCGGTCGCCATCGCGAGGTTCGCGATGCCCATCACCATCGTCGAGCCTTGCGCGTGCTCGGTCACGCCGAGCCCGTAATAGATCGCGGCATTGCCGCCCGTCGCATACAGCCGCGCGGCGGCGCGCACCTGTTCGGCCGGCACGCCGGTCACGTCCGCGGTCGCATCCGGCGAATTCTCGGCGCGCGCGACGAACTCGCGCCACTGTTCGAACGCGCGCGTCTCGCAGCGTTCGGCGACGAAGGCCGCGTCGACGAGCCCTTCGGTGACGATCACGTGCGCGAGCGCATTGACGATCGCGACGTTGGTGCCGGGACGCAGCTGCAGGTGATGCGACGCCTTCACGTGCGGGCCGTCGACCACGTCGATGCGGCGCGGATCGACGACGATCAGCTTCGCGCCTTCGCGCACACGGCGCTTCAGGCGCGAGCCGAACACGGGGTGGCCGTCGGTCGGGTTCGCGCCGATCACGACGATCACGTCGGCCTTGGCGACCGACGCGAAGGTCTGCGTGCCGGCCGATTCGCCGAGCGTCGTCTTCAGGCCGTAGCCGGTCGGCGAGTGGCACACGCGTGCACAGGTGTCGACGTTGTTGTTGCCGAACGCGGCGCGCACGAGCTTCTGCACGAGATAGGTTTCCTCGTTCGTGCAGCGCGACGACGTGATGCCGCCGATCGAGTCGCGGCCGTACTTCGCCTGCAGCTTGCGGAACTGCGTTGCGGCATAGGTGATCGCTTCTTCCCAGCCCACTTCGCGCCACGGGTCGGTGATCTTCTCGCGGATCATCGGTTTCGTGATGCGATCCTTGTGCGTCGCATAGCCCCATGCGAAGCGGCCCTTCACGCACGCGTGGCCTTCGTTCGCGAGGCCGTTCTTGTGCGGCGTCATGCGCACGACCTGCGTGCCTTTCATCTCCGCCTTGAACGAGCAGCCGACGCCGCAATACGCGCAGGTCGTCACGATCGCGTGCTCGGGCTGTCCGAGCTGCACGACCGACTTCTCCTGCAGCGTCGCGGTCGGGCACGCGGCCACGCACGCGCCGCACGACACGCATTCGGATGCCATGAACGCTTCGCTTTCGCCCGCGGCCACGCGCGATTCGAAGCCGCGCGCCGCGATCGTCAGCGCGAACGTGCCCTGCGTCTCTTCGCAGGCGCGCACGCAGCGGTTGCAGACGATGCACTTCGACGGGTCGTACGTGAAGTACGGATTCGACTCGTCCTTTTGATCGCGCAGATGGTTTGCGCCGTCAAAGCCGTAGCGCACCTCGCGCAGCCCGACCACGCCCGCCATGTCCTGCAGTTCGCAGTCGCCGTTGGCGGGGCAGGTGAGGCAGTCGAGCGGGTGGTCGGAGATGTACAGCTCCATCACGTTGCGGCGCAGCGCTTGCAGCTGGTCGGACTGCGTGCGCACCTTCATGCCGGCTTCGGCGGGCGTCGTGCACGACGCCGGATAGCCGCGCCGGCCTTCGATCTCGACGAGGCACAGCCGGCACGAGCCGAACGGTTCGAGCGAGTCGGTCGCGCACAGCTTCGGCACGTTCACGCCGGCTTCGATCGCCGCGCGCATCACCGACGTGCCGGCCGGCACCGTGACCGGCTGGCCGTCGATCTCGAGCGTGACATCGATATCGGCATGGCGCTGCGGCGTGCCGTAGTCGGTGTCGTCGAACGGATCGCGCGCGCGCGCCTGCGCGGCGCTCTTGCACGCGCATTGGCCCGAGCCGCAGCCGCCTGGTCTGGAATTGAGCGCATCGAGGGACATGCAATGCTCCTTCTGGGTCAGGCCGCGGCCTTGGCCGGGCCCGGCGCGGCATCCTTGCCGACGGCGAGCCCGAAGTCTTCGGGGAAATGGTCGAGCGCGGACAGCACCGGGTACGGCGTCATCCCGCCCATCGCGCACAGCGAGCCGGCGAGCATCGTGTCGCACAGGTC encodes:
- the fdhF gene encoding formate dehydrogenase subunit alpha, whose translation is MSLDALNSRPGGCGSGQCACKSAAQARARDPFDDTDYGTPQRHADIDVTLEIDGQPVTVPAGTSVMRAAIEAGVNVPKLCATDSLEPFGSCRLCLVEIEGRRGYPASCTTPAEAGMKVRTQSDQLQALRRNVMELYISDHPLDCLTCPANGDCELQDMAGVVGLREVRYGFDGANHLRDQKDESNPYFTYDPSKCIVCNRCVRACEETQGTFALTIAARGFESRVAAGESEAFMASECVSCGACVAACPTATLQEKSVVQLGQPEHAIVTTCAYCGVGCSFKAEMKGTQVVRMTPHKNGLANEGHACVKGRFAWGYATHKDRITKPMIREKITDPWREVGWEEAITYAATQFRKLQAKYGRDSIGGITSSRCTNEETYLVQKLVRAAFGNNNVDTCARVCHSPTGYGLKTTLGESAGTQTFASVAKADVIVVIGANPTDGHPVFGSRLKRRVREGAKLIVVDPRRIDVVDGPHVKASHHLQLRPGTNVAIVNALAHVIVTEGLVDAAFVAERCETRAFEQWREFVARAENSPDATADVTGVPAEQVRAAARLYATGGNAAIYYGLGVTEHAQGSTMVMGIANLAMATGNIGREGVGVNPLRGQNNVQGSCDMGSFPHELPGYRHIGDAGVRALFEDAWAAKLQPEPGLRIPNMFDAALDGSFKGLYCQGEDIVQSDPNTQHVAAALSSMECIVVQDIFLNETAKYAHVFLPGSSFLEKDGTFTNAERRISRVRKVMPPLAGHADWEVTLMLSRALGYEMDYAHPSEIMDEIARLTPTFSGVSYAKLEALGSIQWPCNEHAPEGTPTMHTDAFVRGKGRFVITQFIPTPEKVTPRYPLILTTGRILSQYNVGAQTRRTDNVRWHEEDRLEIHPHDAQDRGIRSGDWVGIESRAGQTVLRALVTERMQPGVVYTTFHFPESGANVITTDSSDWATNCPEYKVTAVQVMPVAQPSDWQRAYARFNAEQLDLLERRAASPAAVTTGK